The proteins below come from a single Rosa rugosa chromosome 2, drRosRugo1.1, whole genome shotgun sequence genomic window:
- the LOC133731823 gene encoding scarecrow-like protein 30 — MDEFPSSMNNFKLYQNSMPTSGQNILVIESDQHNHEFSDPSLFPSNPNPHSHDDSSSSLGLSSEGEYYSPSIATLQYISQMLMEEDLENKPCMLQDCLALQATEKSLHDVLVQQYPSSTNHLLTSSTQQNVEISDDFINHRSNSSTAARNWDAGSGWISLQDVLESFPVENTALSVPNPFSSNGKGEIIDQERDSSFLIQPRELTEDGNDSINRSRSKKDRQWEDSDYQEQGRSNKQTALYAAESEPPEMLDQVLLYQYQNSCSSLQESDQLKRRSGLRGSKGKRTGKKKMDDNRAVVDFQTLLTQCAKAAASYDTRTANEQLKLIRQHSSPHGDGTQRLAHYFANGLEERLIAAVPLYNPVSLFSYKMSAADLLKAYQTYIKACPFKLMSNIYANKTIFKLAEKVTRLHIIDFGILYGYQWPCLIQMLAKRPSGPPMLHITGIEFPQSGFRPSGRLEETGNRLAKYCKRFDVPFEYNFIAQSWDTIQYEDIKLDRDELTVVNCLYRLKNLHDETVINSPRDTVLKLIRRINPDIFIHGVVNGAYNAPFFNIRFREALYYFSSLFDMFEETLPREDQQRLLYEQEIFGRDIINVIACEGSRRLEKPETYKQWQIRNTRAGFKQLPLNQEIVKKVKNIVRLDYHEDFVVDEDGKWLLQGWKGRIIHAISCWKSA, encoded by the coding sequence ATGGATGAATTTCCAAGTTCCATGAATAATTTCAAGCTTTACCAGAACTCAATGCCAACTTCAGGTCAGAATATCCTTGTTATTGAATCTGATCAACACAATCATGAATTTAGTGATCCCAGTCTCTTTCCATCCAATCCAAACCCACATTCTCATGAtgattcatcttcatctttggGTTTGAGCTCAGAGGGGGAGTATTATTCTCCCTCTATTGCTACTCTCCAATACATAAGTCAGATGCTTATGGAAGAAGACTTGGAGAACAAACCCTGCATGCTTCAGGACTGTTTGGCCCTCCAAGCCACTGAGAAATCCTTACATGATGTCCTAGTTCAGCAATATCCTTCTTCGACTAATCACCTTCTCACTTCTTCCACGCAGCAAAATGTTGAGATATCTGATGATTTCATTAACCACAGAAGTAATAGCTCCACTGCCGCTAGGAACTGGGATGCTGGCTCAGGTTGGATTTCTTTACAAGATGTTCTAGAATCATTTCCTGTGGAAAATACTGCCCTTTCGGTTCCAAATCCTTTTTCCTCAAATGGCAAGGGTGAAATCATAGATCAAGAAAGGGACTCATCATTTCTCATACAGCCAAGGGAGCTGACTGAGGATGGGAATGACTCAATAAACAGATCAAGGAGCAAGAAAGATCGCCAGTGGGAGGATAGTGATTATCAAGAACAAGGGAGGAGCAACAAGCAGACAGCACTTTACGCAGCTGAATCTGAGCCACCAGAGATGTTGGATCAGGTACTGCTCTATCAATATCAAAACTCATGTTCTTCTCTTCAGGAATCTGATCAGCTTAAAAGGAGAAGTGGACTTAGAGGATCCAAAGGCAAAAgaacaggaaagaaaaaaatggatGACAACAGAGCAGTAGTGGATTTTCAGACACTTCTAACTCAATGTGCAAAAGCTGCTGCAAGCTATGACACAAGGACTGCGAATGAACAACTCAAGCTGATAAGGCAGCACTCATCTCCCCATGGTGATGGAACCCAACGATTAGCTCATTACTTTGCCAATGGCCTCGAAGAACGCTTGATCGCTGCGGTTCCCTTGTACAATCCCGTTTCCCTTTTCAGTTATAAGATGTCAGCTGCTGATCTCTTAAAAGCTTACCAGACTTATATCAAAGCATGCCCTTTCAAGCTGATGTCAAATATCTACGCTAACAAAACTATTTTCAAGCTAGCAGAGAAAGTAACGAGGCTTCACATAATCGATTTTGGTATTCTCTATGGCTACCAATGGCCTTGCCTTATCCAGATGCTTGCGAAAAGACCCTCCGGACCTCCAATGCTTCACATTACTGGTATTGAATTTCCCCAATCAGGATTTCGACCATCTGGGAGGCTTGAAGAGACGGGAAACCGCCTAGCGAAATACTGCAAGAGATTCGATGTCCCATTTGAGTACAACTTCATAGCACAGAGTTGGGACACAATTCAATATGAAGATATCAAACTTGACAGAGATGAGTTGACTGTAGTGAACTGCTTGTACAGGTTAAAGAACTTACATGATGAAACAGTAATCAACAGTCCAAGGGATACAGTTTTGAAGCTTATCAGGAGAATCAACCCTGATATCTTCATCCATGGAGTGGTTAATGGAGCCTACAATGCACCCTTCTTCAACATACGGTTCCGGGAGGCACTCTACTATTTCTCTTCTTTGTTTGATATGTTTGAGGAGACTTTGCCCAGAGAAGATCAACAGAGGCTGCTCTACGAACAAGAGATATTTGGTAGAGATATTATCAATGTGATAGCATGTGAGGGTTCCAGGAGGCTTGAAAAGCCTGAAACATACAAGCAGTGGCAGATAAGAAACACTAGAGCTGGATTCAAGCAGTTACCATTGAACCAGGAGATCGTGAAGAAAGTTAAGAATATTGTAAGGTTAGATTACCATGAGGACTTTGTTGTTGACGAAGATGGCAAGTGGCTCTTGCAGGGATGGAAAGGCCGAATAATACATGCTATTTCTTGCTGGAAATCAGCTTGA
- the LOC133731824 gene encoding scarecrow-like protein 30 → MDEFPSSMNNFMFYQNSMPTSGQNILVTESDQHNHEFSDPSFFPSNPNPPSRDDSSSSLGLSSQGEYYSPSIATLQYISQMLMEEDLENKPCMLQDCLALQAAEKSLHDVLVQQYPSSTNHLLTSSTQQNVEISDDFINHRSNSSTAARNWDDGSGWISFQNVLESSPVENDTLLVPKPFSSNGKGEIINLERDPSFLIQPRELAEDGNDSTNGSRSKKDRQWEDGDYQEGRSNKQTAFYAAESEPPEMLDKVLLYQYQNSCCSLQESDQLKKGSGLRGSKGKRTGNKKMDDNRAVVDFQTLLTQCAKAVAGYDIRTAKEQLKLIRQHSSPHGDGTQRLAHYFANGLEERLIAAVPLYNPVSLFSYKISAADVLKAYQTYIKACPFKLMSNIYANKTIFKLAEKVTRLHIIDFGILYGYQWPCLIQMLAERPSGPPMLHITGIEFPQSGFRPSGRLEETGNRLAKYCKRFNVPFEYNFIAQSWETIQYGDIKLDRDELTVVNCLYRLKNIPDETVINSPRDTVLKLIRRINPDIFIHGVVNGAYNAPFFDIRFREALYYFSSLFDMFEETLPREDQQRLLYEQAIFGRDIINVIACEGSRRLERPETYKQWQIRNTRAGFKQLPLHQEILEEVKCMVRLDYHQDFVVDEDGKWLLQGWKGRIIHAISCWKSA, encoded by the coding sequence ATGGATGAATTTCCAAGTTCCATGAATAATTTCATGTTTTACCAGAACTCAATGCCAACTTCAGGTCAGAATATCCTTGTTACTGAATCTGATCAACACAATCATGAATTCAGTGATCCCAGTTTCTTTCCATCCAATCCAAACCCTCCTTCTCGTGAtgattcatcttcatctttggGTTTGAGCTCACAGGGGGAGTATTACTCTCCCTCTATTGCTACTCTCCAATACATAAGTCAGATGCTTATGGAAGAAGACTTGGAGAACAAACCCTGCATGCTTCAGGACTGTTTGGCCCTCCAAGCCGCTGAGAAATCCTTACATGATGTCCTAGTTCAGCAATATCCTTCTTCGACTAATCACCTTCTCACTTCTTCCACTCAGCAAAATGTTGAGATATCTGATGATTTCATTAACCACAGAAGTAATAGCTCCACTGCTGCTAGGAACTGGGATGATGGCTCAGGTTGGATTTCTTTTCAAAATGTTCTAGAATCCTCTCCTGTGGAAAATGATACCCTTTTGGTTCCAAAACCTTTTTCCTCAAATGGAAAGGGTGAAATCATAAATCTAGAAAGGGACCCATCATTTCTCATACAGCCAAGGGAGCTGGCTGAGGATGGGAATGACTCAACAAACGGATCAAGGAGCAAGAAAGATCGTCAGTGGGAGGATGGTGATTATCAAGAAGGGAGGAGCAACAAGCAGACAGCATTTTACGCAGCTGAATCTGAGCCACCAGAGATGTTAGATAAGGTACTGCTCTATCAGTATCAAAACTCATGTTGTTCTCTTCAGGAATCTGATCAGCTTAAAAAGGGAAGTGGACTTAGAGGATCCAAAGGCAAAAGAACAGGAAATAAAAAAATGGATGACAACAGAGCAGTGGTGGATTTTCAGACACTTCTAACCCAATGTGCAAAAGCTGTTGCAGGCTATGACATAAGGACTGCAAAGGAACAACTCAAGCTGATAAGGCAGCACTCATCTCCCCATGGTGATGGAACCCAACGATTAGCTCATTACTTCGCCAATGGCCTGGAAGAACGCTTGATCGCTGCGGTTCCCTTGTACAATCCCGTTTCCCTTTTCAGTTATAAGATTTCAGCTGCTGATGTCTTAAAAGCTTACCAGACTTATATCAAAGCATGCCCTTTCAAGCTGATGTCAAATATCTACGCTAACAAAACTATTTTCAAACTAGCAGAGAAAGTAACGAGGCTTCACATAATCGATTTTGGTATTCTCTATGGCTACCAATGGCCTTGCCTTATCCAGATGCTTGCAGAAAGACCCTCCGGACCTCCCATGCTTCATATTACTGGTATTGAATTTCCCCAATCAGGATTTCGACCTTCAGGGAGGCTTGAAGAGACGGGGAACCGCCTAGCGAAATACTGCAAGAGATTCAATGTCCCGTTTGAGTACAATTTTATAGCACAGAGTTGGGAAACCATTCAATATGGAGATATCAAACTTGACAGAGATGAGTTGACTGTAGTGAACTGCTTGTACAGGTTAAAGAACATACCTGATGAAACAGTAATCAACAGTCCAAGGGATACAGTTTTGAAGCTTATCAGAAGAATCAACCCAGATATCTTCATTCATGGAGTGGTTAATGGAGCCTACAATGCACCCTTCTTCGACATACGGTTCCGGGAGGCGCTCTACTATTTCTCTTCTTTGTTTGATATGTTTGAGGAGACTTTGCCCAGAGAAGATCAACAGAGGTTGCTCTATGAACAGGCAATATTTGGTAGAGATATTATCAATGTGATAGCATGTGAGGGTTCCAGGAGGCTTGAAAGGCCTGAAACATACAAGCAGTGGCAGATAAGAAACACTAGAGCTGGGTTCAAGCAGTTACCATTACACCAGGAGATCCTGGAGGAAGTTAAGTGTATGGTAAGGTTAGATTACCATCAGGACTTTGTTGTCGATGAAGATGGCAAGTGGCTCTTGCAGGGATGGAAAGGCCGAATAATACATGCTATTTCTTGCTGGAAATCTGCTTGA
- the LOC133731822 gene encoding scarecrow-like protein 30 — MDTLLEELPNSMNKFTFDQNSIPSFTDQNPADQFEANHEFTNPSFSPANSYPYTDFSSSSSGLSSEGVYSPDTSDSNTILRFISEMLMEEEDLENKPCMLQDCLALRAAEKSLYDVLVQEDPSSTSQNLTSTYQNVGSPDDGSNHSSSSSIAGSNWVDSDFNYIQEVLDTVVPNSFVSNGKGGVTDLEGNSSFSADARQLSDDVKFSPDKDESDESRNGSRGKKNRYREDGDYLDEERSNKQSAVYADEIEPEEMFDQVLLCQGHKSSSSPQVSELKDGNGKLQRNGKPKGSKAKKTGKKKADDNKEVVDLQTLLTQCAQAVASYDKRNANEQLKLIRQHSSPYGDGTQRLAHYLANGLEERLTATVSSYKQSVCFSRGNLSAAVILKAYRTYITACPFKKMSNYYANQTIRKLAEKKTRLHIIDFGILYGYQWPCLIQALSKRPGGPPMVRITGIEFPQSGFRPSEGLEETGRRLQNYCKRVNVPFEYTAIAKNWETIQYEDIKIDRDEVTVVNCLYRLKNLPDDIVLDSPRDTVLKLIRRINPDVFIHGIVNGTYNAPFFDTRFREALYHFSSLFDMYEETLPREDPDRLLFEQEVFGRDLINVVACEGSMRLERPETYKQWQIRNKRAGFKQLPLDQDLLKIIKTMVKSNYHKDFVVDEDGKWVLHGWKGRIIHAISCWKST; from the coding sequence ATGGATACCCTTCTGGAAGAGCTTCCAAATTCCATGAACAAATTCACATTTGACCAAAACTCCATCCCTTCCTTTACAGATCAAAATCCTGCTGATCAGTTTGAAGCCAATCATGAATTCACAAATCCCAGTTTCTCTCCGGCCAATTCATACCCTTATACTGatttctcttcatcttcttcgggTTTGAGCTCCGAGGGGGTGTATTCTCCAGACACCAGTGACTCCAATACCATCCTCAGATTCATCAGTGAGATGCTtatggaagaagaagacttGGAGAACAAGCCTTGCATGCTTCAGGACTGTTTGGCTCTCCGAGCTGCTGAGAAGTCCTTATATGATGTCCTAGTCCAGGAGGATCCCTCTTCAACCAGTCAGAATCTCACTTCCACATACCAAAATGTTGGGAGTCCAGATGATGGCAGCAACCACAGCAGCAGTAGCTCTATTGCTGGTAGCAACTGGGTTGACTCGGATTTCAATTATATCCAAGAGGTTTTAGATACTGTGGTTCCAAACTCTTTTGTTTCAAATGGCAAGGGTGGAGTTACAGATCTAGAAGGCAACTCATCATTTTCTGCGGATGCAAGGCAACTCTCTGATGATGTGAAGTTCAGTCCAGATAAGGATGAAAGTGATGAGTCAAGAAATGGATCACGGGGCAAGAAAAATCGTTACCGGGAGGATGGTGACTATCTAGATGAAGAGAGAAGCAACAAGCAGTCGGCAGTTTACGCTGACGAAATTGAGCCAGAAGAGATGTTTGATCAGGTACTACTCTGTCAGGGTCATAAATCATCTTCTTCTCCTCAGGTATCTGAGCTCAAAGATGGAAATGGAAAGCTGCAGCGTAACGGCAAGCCAAAAGGATCCAAAGCCAAGAAAACAGGCAAGAAAAAAGCAGATGACAATAAAGAAGTGGTGGATTTACAGACACTGCTTACTCAATGTGCACAAGCTGTTGCAAGCTATGACAAAAGGAATGCAAATGAACAACTGAAGCTGATAAGGCAGCACTCGTCTCCCTATGGCGATGGAACTCAAAGATTAGCTCATTACTTGGCCAATGGCCTCGAAGAACGCTTGACTGCGACGGTTTCATCGTACAAGCAGTCTGTTTGCTTTTCCAGAGGTAATCTGTCAGCTGCTGTTATCTTGAAAGCTTACCGGACTTACATCACAGCATGCCCCTTTAAGAAGATGTCGAATTATTATGCCAACCAAACGATTCGCAAGCTGGCAGAGAAGAAAACCAGGCTTCACATAATTGATTTTGGTATACTCTATGGGTACCAATGGCCTTGCCTTATCCAAGCTCTGTCAAAAAGACCTGGCGGACCTCCCATGGTTCGCATTACTGGAATCGAGTTTCCCCAATCAGGTTTTCGACCTTCAGAAGGGCTTGAAGAGACAGGGCGCCGCCTACAGAATTACTGCAAGAGAGTCAATGTCCCATTTGAGTACACTGCCATAGCAAAGAATTGGGAAACCATTCAGTATGAGGATATCAAAATCGACAGAGATGAGGTGACTGTAGTGAACTGCTTGTACAGGTTAAAGAACTTACCAGATGATATAGTGTTGGACAGCCCCAGAGACACAGTTTTGAAGCTGATCAGGAGAATCAACCCAGACGTATTCATCCATGGAATTGTTAATGGAACCTACAATGCACCCTTCTTCGACACACGGTTCCGGGAGGCACTCTACCATTTCTCTTCCTTGTTTGATATGTATGAGGAGACTTTGCCCAGAGAAGATCCAGACAGGCTGCTCTTTGAACAAGAGGTATTTGGTAGAGATCTTATCAATGTGGTAGCATGTGAAGGTTCAATGAGGCTTGAAAGACCTGAAACATACAAGCAGTGGCAGATTAGAAATAAAAGAGCTGGGTTCAAGCAGTTGCCATTAGATCAGGACCTCTTGAAGATAATAAAGACCATGGTGAAGTCAAATTATCATAAAGATTTTGTTGTCGATGAAGATGGCAAGTGGGTCTTGCACGGATGGAAAGGCCGAATAATCCATGCTATTTCTTGCTGGAAATCTACTTGA